One part of the Syntrophomonadaceae bacterium genome encodes these proteins:
- a CDS encoding histidine kinase, producing the protein MSFHLDRIIQFILAGNAAKVREQILDAIDVGIDPVDIVKDGLIPAMNQVGAKFERDEIYVIDLLIAARAMQEGLKELKPYLKAVDFPCAGRVVIGTVAGDLHDIGKNLLGLMLEAAGFEVIDLGVDVQPMAFVEAVVQHQPQVLCMSALLSSTINGMEQTILALKKAGLREQVKVAVGGAPVTKNLARKLGADAYAPDAVAAVRAIKDILEYTDGVLSEQILKKIFAAAEPVQLQAIFFSLAELNLILQDPFGNLVSPAEKYSSCSDLCNLVREAWSSAEMHGKVFSQVNLREELNGVFAYRCRAGLLEIAYPLTTEAGKIGTLICGHFLLEGDFPSEVKIPLAVPIFTRERLDLVSRLLVYFGDRIKELAGVVAANIQLENQQDSFIHFLRHQHQLEEALRDAELKVLQSQVNPHFLFNSLNTVARLALLEGAEYTEKVVRSLARLMRYSLYQVKAMVTVQEEIKAVQDYIVIQETRFNGRIVGRVDVAKDILTARIPCMILQPLVENACRHGLEPLKEGGVVELRGDLRAGQVCFEITDNGVGIPEEVSKEIFPQSTRVKNKGQTTGVGIANVYRRLQYHFGSRCALDIKSAPGLGTKVYLAFPYEELGREDTHAAVDNC; encoded by the coding sequence GTGAGTTTCCACCTTGACAGAATCATTCAATTCATTCTGGCAGGAAATGCTGCGAAGGTCAGAGAACAAATATTAGATGCGATTGATGTGGGGATAGATCCGGTAGACATTGTCAAGGACGGGTTGATTCCGGCTATGAACCAGGTTGGGGCCAAATTTGAGCGCGATGAAATCTATGTTATCGATCTGTTAATTGCTGCCCGGGCCATGCAGGAAGGATTGAAGGAGCTGAAACCATATTTAAAGGCTGTGGATTTTCCCTGTGCGGGCCGTGTTGTAATCGGTACGGTAGCCGGAGATTTGCATGATATCGGTAAAAACCTGCTCGGGCTGATGTTGGAAGCCGCCGGCTTTGAAGTGATCGATCTGGGGGTAGATGTGCAACCAATGGCCTTCGTCGAGGCAGTAGTTCAACATCAGCCTCAGGTACTTTGCATGTCAGCATTGCTCAGCTCTACAATAAATGGGATGGAACAAACGATTCTGGCCTTAAAAAAGGCAGGCTTGCGGGAACAGGTTAAGGTGGCGGTAGGGGGAGCGCCTGTCACAAAAAATTTGGCGCGCAAACTAGGCGCGGATGCCTATGCTCCTGATGCTGTTGCCGCAGTCAGAGCAATTAAGGACATCTTGGAATATACCGATGGTGTATTGTCTGAGCAGATCTTAAAAAAAATATTCGCAGCCGCTGAGCCCGTCCAATTGCAGGCGATATTCTTTTCTCTGGCGGAATTAAATCTGATCTTGCAGGATCCTTTTGGCAATCTGGTTTCGCCGGCAGAAAAATACTCCTCTTGTTCCGACCTGTGCAACCTGGTAAGGGAGGCATGGTCAAGCGCTGAAATGCACGGAAAGGTTTTTAGTCAAGTAAATTTGCGGGAGGAGTTAAATGGTGTTTTTGCCTACCGTTGCCGGGCCGGACTTTTAGAGATAGCATACCCATTGACGACTGAGGCGGGAAAGATCGGAACTCTGATTTGCGGCCATTTTCTTCTGGAAGGGGATTTTCCGTCAGAGGTTAAGATTCCCCTAGCTGTTCCTATTTTTACCCGTGAGCGGTTAGATCTTGTTAGTCGGCTTTTAGTTTATTTTGGCGACCGGATTAAGGAATTGGCTGGAGTAGTTGCCGCAAATATTCAGTTGGAAAACCAACAGGACAGCTTTATTCACTTTTTGCGGCACCAGCACCAGCTAGAGGAAGCCCTGCGTGATGCCGAGTTAAAAGTCCTTCAATCGCAAGTCAATCCTCATTTTCTTTTTAATTCCCTGAATACTGTTGCTCGTTTGGCCCTGCTGGAAGGGGCTGAGTATACAGAAAAGGTGGTTCGTTCCCTGGCCAGGTTAATGCGCTATAGCCTGTACCAGGTTAAGGCCATGGTTACAGTGCAGGAGGAGATCAAGGCTGTTCAGGACTACATCGTAATTCAAGAAACCCGGTTCAACGGGCGCATCGTTGGCAGGGTAGACGTGGCTAAAGATATTTTGACTGCACGCATCCCTTGCATGATCCTGCAGCCCTTGGTGGAAAACGCCTGCCGCCACGGTCTTGAACCTCTAAAAGAGGGCGGTGTGGTGGAGCTGCGGGGAGACCTAAGGGCAGGGCAGGTTTGTTTTGAAATAACTGATAACGGTGTGGGCATACCGGAAGAAGTAAGCAAAGAAATTTTCCCCCAATCAACTCGTGTAAAAAACAAAGGCCAGACTACCGGAGTAGGTATCGCTAATGTTTACCGGCGCCTGCAGTATCACTTTGGCAGCCGCTGCGCATTAGATATTAAAAGCGCCCCCGGATTGGGGACCAAGGTTTATTTGGCCTTTCCTTATGAAGAGCTTGGGAGGGAGGATACCCATGCTGCGGTTGATAATTGCTGA
- a CDS encoding response regulator, giving the protein MLRLIIADDEPLEREAIKLICRRLRPDCEIAGEAADGKEALQKALAIKPDVMFLDIKMPEMDGLTLASHVRSLIPDVRMVIISAYGEFAYAKKALSLGVSDYLLKPVETEEIISLLDELTKEITSEKRIKKELQHFMPSLLESWTGAFGGQFLGGVFGKEAYTEIIAKAINYVEEFYWQDLSLEGTASRFFLSPCYFSRLFKRYKGCTFSEYLILLRVKESRRLLLTTNLPVAEVAFKVGYRDARYFGQVFKKMTGMTPGSFRRLGVIWDAK; this is encoded by the coding sequence ATGCTGCGGTTGATAATTGCTGATGATGAGCCCTTAGAGCGGGAAGCGATTAAACTTATCTGCAGGCGTTTACGGCCAGATTGCGAGATAGCAGGAGAAGCCGCTGATGGTAAAGAGGCCTTGCAAAAAGCCCTGGCCATCAAACCTGACGTGATGTTTTTAGATATCAAGATGCCGGAAATGGATGGTTTGACCCTGGCCAGCCATGTCCGCAGTTTAATTCCCGATGTCCGTATGGTAATTATCAGTGCCTATGGGGAATTTGCGTATGCTAAAAAAGCTTTGTCTCTGGGTGTGTCTGATTACCTGTTAAAGCCGGTGGAAACAGAAGAAATCATTAGCCTCCTGGATGAGTTGACCAAAGAAATTACATCAGAAAAAAGAATTAAAAAAGAACTTCAGCATTTCATGCCTTCTCTGCTAGAAAGTTGGACCGGGGCTTTTGGCGGCCAGTTTTTGGGGGGAGTTTTTGGAAAAGAAGCCTATACCGAAATTATTGCAAAGGCAATCAATTATGTAGAGGAGTTCTACTGGCAGGACCTATCCCTGGAAGGGACCGCCAGTCGTTTTTTCCTCAGTCCTTGTTATTTCAGCCGGCTGTTTAAACGCTATAAGGGCTGCACATTTTCTGAATACCTAATTTTGCTCCGGGTAAAAGAGTCTCGCAGGCTGTTGTTAACAACTAATCTGCCGGTGGCAGAAGTAGCTTTTAAAGTTGGTTATCGTGATGCCCGGTATTTTGGTCAAGTTTTTAAAAAAATGACAGGGATGACCCCTGGCAGTTTTCGCAGACTGGGAGTGATATGGGATGCCAAATGA
- a CDS encoding DUF1638 domain-containing protein, translated as MPNENLDSALVICCGVLRHQIEAIGAVNHQFLYLEPGLHRNPDKLRQELQKTIDHSGNYSTLLLGYGLCSRAVAGLQTAPHQRLVIPKVDDCIALSLGSRNRYCQEFKERPGTYYFTKGWIEAAEDPLKEYHKSVVKFGEELALWAARECLKHYQRAVLIRTGEEELAVSREYVHNFAQFFNLHYEEMDGSLDYLQQLLFGPWDDDFVVVDSGSPVQEDSFSASFA; from the coding sequence ATGCCAAATGAGAATCTGGATAGCGCTTTGGTAATTTGCTGTGGGGTGTTGCGGCATCAAATTGAAGCCATCGGGGCTGTAAACCACCAATTTCTTTATTTGGAGCCAGGCTTGCACCGCAACCCCGACAAACTGAGGCAAGAGTTGCAAAAGACCATTGATCACTCTGGAAATTACTCAACTCTGCTGTTGGGATACGGACTGTGCAGCAGGGCGGTAGCCGGTTTGCAGACGGCCCCGCACCAGAGATTAGTTATTCCGAAGGTAGATGATTGTATCGCCTTATCTCTTGGGTCACGCAACAGATATTGCCAGGAATTCAAAGAACGCCCAGGCACCTATTACTTTACTAAAGGCTGGATTGAAGCGGCAGAAGATCCGTTGAAAGAGTATCACAAGAGTGTGGTCAAGTTTGGCGAGGAGCTGGCTCTCTGGGCTGCCCGGGAGTGTTTGAAGCATTACCAGCGGGCAGTGTTAATTAGAACCGGTGAAGAAGAGCTGGCAGTCAGCCGCGAGTATGTGCATAATTTTGCCCAGTTTTTTAACCTGCATTACGAAGAAATGGATGGCTCCCTGGACTACTTGCAGCAATTGCTGTTCGGCCCCTGGGATGATGACTTTGTGGTAGTTGATAGCGGTTCGCCGGTACAAGAGGATTCTTTTTCCGCCTCTTTTGCTTGA
- the pyrR gene encoding bifunctional pyr operon transcriptional regulator/uracil phosphoribosyltransferase PyrR: MAVKAQIMDDEKIRRALTRIAHEIIERNRTAENLVLVGIRRRGVPLAERLARIIKEIEGAMLPVGVLDITLYRDDLTTLGYQPIVHKTEVPFSISGKRVILVDDVLYTGRTVRAALDALIDLGRPENIQLAVMVDRGHRELPIRADFIGKNLPTSRREVVAVHLKEFDGEDKVVIHELEQ; the protein is encoded by the coding sequence CTGGCAGTAAAAGCCCAAATTATGGACGATGAAAAAATTCGCCGAGCCTTAACCAGGATCGCCCACGAAATAATTGAGCGGAACCGGACTGCTGAAAACCTGGTGCTGGTCGGTATCAGGCGCCGGGGGGTACCTTTGGCTGAACGATTAGCCAGGATAATCAAGGAGATTGAAGGAGCGATGCTTCCGGTAGGGGTTCTGGATATTACCCTTTACCGGGATGACCTTACTACCCTTGGCTACCAGCCCATAGTCCACAAAACTGAAGTGCCCTTTTCCATTTCTGGCAAGCGGGTGATCTTGGTGGATGATGTGCTGTATACAGGTCGGACTGTGCGGGCTGCTTTGGATGCCCTGATTGACCTGGGCCGGCCGGAGAATATTCAACTGGCGGTGATGGTAGACCGGGGCCACCGGGAATTGCCAATCAGGGCGGATTTTATCGGCAAAAACTTGCCCACTTCCCGCCGGGAGGTAGTGGCAGTTCACCTGAAGGAGTTTGATGGCGAGGATAAAGTGGTCATCCATGAGCTGGAACAGTAA
- a CDS encoding aspartate carbamoyltransferase catalytic subunit, whose translation MAFGRKDLLGMQELSRREIELILETAVPMKEILTRDIKKVPTLRGRSILTLFYESSTRTRTSFEAAAKYMSADTFNIATNTSSVTKGESLVDTAWNLEAMGVDVVIIRHSASGAPHYLAKRLKASVINAGDGTHEHPTQALLDMFTIQEKLGRLEGMEVAIVGDILHSRVARSNILGLVKMGAKVRVVGPSTLMPKEISDLGVTVYSRIEEALEGVDAINVLRIQRERQQKGLFPSLREYAKLYCVTPGRVRYAKPGALVLHPGPMNRGVEIAPEVADGPQSVILEQVTNGVAVRMAILYLIMGGAGSHGVTA comes from the coding sequence ATGGCTTTTGGGCGGAAAGATTTACTTGGAATGCAAGAGCTATCGCGGCGAGAAATTGAATTGATTTTAGAGACAGCCGTTCCTATGAAAGAGATTCTTACCCGGGATATCAAAAAGGTGCCTACCCTCCGGGGCCGCTCAATCCTAACCCTATTTTACGAGTCCAGCACCCGGACCAGGACTTCTTTCGAGGCAGCGGCAAAATACATGAGTGCCGACACCTTCAATATTGCTACTAATACCAGCAGTGTAACCAAAGGTGAAAGCCTGGTAGACACCGCATGGAATCTGGAAGCAATGGGAGTAGATGTGGTTATTATCCGGCACTCTGCTTCCGGTGCGCCTCATTACCTGGCTAAAAGACTGAAAGCCTCGGTAATTAATGCCGGAGACGGCACACATGAGCATCCTACCCAGGCCCTTCTGGACATGTTTACAATTCAAGAAAAACTAGGCCGGTTAGAGGGCATGGAAGTTGCTATTGTGGGGGATATTTTGCATAGCCGTGTCGCCAGGTCCAACATCCTGGGCTTAGTGAAAATGGGGGCCAAAGTCCGGGTAGTGGGACCCAGCACATTAATGCCGAAGGAAATCAGCGATCTGGGGGTTACCGTTTATTCCCGCATTGAGGAAGCCCTGGAAGGGGTAGATGCAATCAATGTGCTTAGAATCCAAAGGGAAAGGCAGCAAAAGGGGCTTTTTCCATCCCTGAGAGAATACGCCAAGCTTTATTGTGTCACTCCCGGGCGGGTCCGTTATGCCAAGCCGGGGGCTTTGGTTCTGCATCCGGGGCCAATGAACCGGGGAGTGGAAATCGCACCCGAAGTAGCCGACGGCCCCCAGTCAGTGATATTGGAGCAGGTTACCAACGGAGTTGCAGTGCGGATGGCCATACTTTATTTGATTATGGGAGGTGCGGGCTCACATGGAGTTACTGCTTAA
- a CDS encoding dihydroorotase, giving the protein MELLLKNGRTIDPANKLNKAFDVRVSRGVITEIGPNLPAEKGEQVLDIAGCVVVPGLVDMHVHLREPGFEGKETIHTGTRAAAMGGFTAVAAMPNTHPVVDNQAMVRFVLAKGQNDGLVPVLPIGAITKGSKGEELAEMGEMAEAGAVAFSDDGKTVASSALMRRAMEYSKMWDRPIICHCEDLSLAAEGVMHEGYYSMLLGLKGIPAASEEIMVAREIILAETTGARVHIAHVSTAGAVFLIREAKKRGVKVTAEAAPHHFSLTDRAVEGYDTSTKVNPPLRSEEHVAAVLLGLKDGTLDVIATDHAPHAIEEKDVEYDYAPFGIIGLETAVPLAVTYLIEPGYASWAQVVSLLSINPARILGLSRSLTVGSSADITVINPQLEKTVDPQTFFSKARNTPFTGKVLRGWPVATIVKGRLVMENGRLMTEEYL; this is encoded by the coding sequence ATGGAGTTACTGCTTAAAAACGGTAGAACCATCGATCCGGCTAATAAACTGAATAAGGCTTTTGACGTCAGGGTATCCCGGGGAGTGATTACCGAGATAGGTCCGAATTTGCCGGCGGAAAAAGGGGAACAGGTGCTGGATATTGCAGGCTGTGTTGTTGTGCCGGGCCTGGTGGATATGCATGTCCACCTGCGGGAGCCTGGTTTTGAGGGGAAAGAGACCATTCATACCGGTACCAGGGCGGCCGCAATGGGTGGATTTACTGCCGTGGCGGCAATGCCCAATACCCACCCGGTGGTGGACAACCAGGCTATGGTCAGGTTTGTGCTGGCCAAGGGCCAAAACGATGGGCTGGTGCCGGTCTTGCCAATAGGGGCAATTACCAAGGGGAGTAAGGGCGAGGAATTAGCTGAAATGGGGGAAATGGCAGAGGCAGGTGCGGTAGCCTTTTCTGATGACGGAAAAACTGTGGCTTCCTCAGCTCTGATGCGCAGGGCGATGGAGTATAGCAAAATGTGGGATAGACCCATTATCTGCCATTGTGAAGACCTGTCTTTGGCAGCGGAGGGTGTCATGCATGAAGGGTATTATTCCATGCTCCTTGGCTTAAAAGGCATTCCTGCCGCTTCAGAGGAGATTATGGTAGCCAGGGAGATCATCCTGGCTGAAACCACAGGGGCGCGGGTCCACATTGCGCATGTCAGCACAGCTGGTGCCGTTTTCCTGATCAGGGAAGCTAAAAAGCGGGGTGTGAAGGTGACCGCTGAGGCTGCCCCCCACCATTTCAGCCTGACAGACCGGGCTGTGGAGGGTTATGATACCAGTACCAAGGTGAACCCGCCTTTAAGGAGCGAGGAACATGTGGCTGCGGTCTTGCTGGGTTTGAAGGACGGTACTCTGGATGTTATTGCCACGGATCATGCTCCCCACGCCATTGAGGAAAAAGATGTGGAATATGATTATGCGCCTTTTGGCATTATCGGTCTGGAAACGGCGGTTCCCCTGGCAGTAACTTACCTGATCGAACCGGGATATGCCTCCTGGGCCCAGGTGGTCAGCCTTCTTTCTATAAACCCGGCCAGAATTTTGGGTCTATCACGGAGCCTGACAGTTGGGAGCAGCGCGGATATCACTGTGATTAACCCACAGTTGGAAAAGACTGTGGACCCGCAAACATTTTTCAGCAAGGCCAGAAATACGCCTTTCACCGGAAAAGTCTTGCGGGGCTGGCCGGTAGCTACAATAGTTAAAGGCCGCCTGGTAATGGAAAACGGCAGGCTAATGACTGAGGAGTATCTGTAG
- the pyrF gene encoding orotidine-5'-phosphate decarboxylase, with product MKLSERIVIALDVDTEYQVERLVEELGNHVGMFKIGLQLIHNLGPSVIDLVHQRGGKVFADFKFHDIPNTVAQASRAVARKGVAMFTLHASGGKEMLRAGAEAAAAEAEKTGIPAPAVLGVTVLTSWSQTAFSEEMGIIKPISQVVKEWSQLAQVAGLHGVVASPMEIKEVRSSCGEDFLVVTPGVRPPGAYQDDQQRVMTPAEAISAGANFLVIGRPVTAAPDPAAALTSILATL from the coding sequence ATAAAGTTAAGCGAGAGGATTGTCATCGCCCTTGATGTAGATACTGAATACCAGGTAGAAAGACTTGTTGAAGAGTTAGGCAATCATGTGGGCATGTTTAAGATCGGATTGCAGTTAATCCACAACTTGGGGCCGTCGGTAATTGATCTGGTACATCAGCGTGGCGGGAAGGTTTTTGCGGATTTTAAATTCCATGATATTCCCAATACTGTTGCACAGGCCTCCCGGGCTGTAGCCCGCAAAGGTGTGGCCATGTTCACCCTGCATGCATCGGGAGGCAAAGAGATGTTAAGAGCCGGAGCTGAAGCTGCGGCGGCAGAAGCCGAAAAAACTGGCATTCCTGCTCCTGCTGTCCTTGGGGTAACGGTCCTGACAAGCTGGAGCCAGACTGCTTTTTCTGAAGAGATGGGAATAATTAAGCCCATTTCCCAGGTTGTAAAAGAATGGAGCCAGCTAGCGCAGGTAGCCGGCCTTCATGGAGTGGTTGCTTCTCCTATGGAAATCAAGGAAGTGCGGTCAAGCTGTGGAGAGGATTTCCTGGTAGTAACCCCCGGAGTGCGTCCCCCTGGTGCCTACCAGGACGACCAGCAGCGGGTAATGACCCCAGCAGAAGCAATTTCAGCCGGGGCTAACTTCCTGGTTATCGGCCGCCCAGTGACTGCTGCCCCTGATCCAGCTGCTGCCCTGACCTCTATTCTGGCAACACTTTAA
- a CDS encoding NFACT family protein, with amino-acid sequence MAFDGFVMTAVLAELKQQLIDGKINRVYQPSEDTVVLHIRQNKTNKTLLLSSHAVHARVHLTEQERENPAAPPLFCMVLRKHLEGGRIVGIDQPPWERLMQFRVQAYDELGRWQEKVLACEVMGKHSNIILIDRDTNLILDGIKRYSSALSRYREILPGRPYVSPPDQAKLDPAQLNEEQFFHAVLTCSLNAQLAKVIAETVAGFSPLLAREAIVSAGLPLELTVDQCGQLELRLVWQKIMQYAAAALENRFIPTLVGDPQNPVAFAAFDLLQYEGVKKRSFSTISQAIDAFYGWKMAAEKIRQARNHLNSVLTKEIKRIDKKLELQEEDLRQAGNAGELRLKGELLTANMHQITCGQAEVELENYYQPDGPLVKIALNLQLTPAENAQWYYKKYTKAKNTAVQALEQIAKSRLEAQYLDSLLFAVDQAAEAADLSAIKQEMEKAGLVKSSAPRPGQKKMPKEEISRPWEVESRDGLTIMIGRNNLQNEYLSLKWARERDLWFHVKDVPGSHVVVRSEKADLPPDTLLLAAMLAAYFSKARNSANVPVDYTLAKHVRKLKGGKPGMVIYDHHKTLFVTPDAEIIKKLGIR; translated from the coding sequence ATGGCTTTTGATGGCTTTGTGATGACTGCTGTATTGGCGGAACTAAAGCAACAATTGATTGATGGCAAGATTAACAGAGTTTACCAACCCTCGGAAGATACCGTAGTCCTTCATATCAGGCAGAATAAAACTAACAAAACATTGCTTTTGTCCAGCCATGCAGTTCATGCCAGAGTACACCTGACAGAACAAGAGAGGGAAAATCCTGCTGCTCCTCCGCTGTTTTGTATGGTTTTACGCAAACACCTTGAGGGTGGCAGGATTGTAGGGATCGATCAGCCACCCTGGGAACGGTTGATGCAGTTCAGGGTTCAGGCCTATGATGAGTTAGGGAGGTGGCAAGAAAAGGTCTTGGCATGTGAAGTGATGGGCAAACACAGCAATATTATTTTAATTGATAGGGATACCAATCTTATTCTCGACGGTATTAAGCGTTATTCCAGTGCTTTAAGCCGTTACCGGGAGATCTTGCCAGGGCGGCCTTATGTAAGCCCGCCGGATCAGGCGAAACTGGATCCAGCCCAACTCAATGAAGAACAATTCTTTCATGCTGTTCTCACCTGCTCCCTGAACGCTCAACTGGCCAAAGTTATTGCTGAAACTGTGGCTGGATTTAGCCCATTATTAGCCAGAGAAGCAATAGTTTCCGCCGGCTTACCCCTGGAGTTGACTGTCGATCAGTGCGGCCAGCTGGAATTAAGGCTGGTGTGGCAAAAGATCATGCAGTATGCCGCCGCCGCTTTGGAGAACCGATTCATTCCTACATTGGTGGGAGATCCCCAAAATCCGGTGGCCTTTGCAGCTTTCGACCTCCTTCAGTATGAAGGTGTAAAGAAAAGGTCATTTTCCACTATCAGCCAAGCTATCGATGCTTTTTATGGCTGGAAAATGGCAGCTGAAAAAATTCGCCAGGCACGTAATCACCTGAACTCTGTTCTCACAAAAGAGATAAAACGGATTGATAAGAAACTGGAACTACAGGAAGAAGACCTGCGGCAGGCTGGAAATGCCGGTGAACTGCGACTTAAAGGAGAGCTTCTTACGGCCAATATGCATCAAATAACTTGCGGGCAGGCTGAGGTGGAACTGGAAAACTACTATCAGCCGGATGGTCCCCTGGTTAAGATTGCTTTAAACCTCCAATTAACCCCGGCTGAAAATGCCCAGTGGTATTATAAAAAATATACTAAAGCCAAAAATACTGCCGTACAGGCTCTGGAGCAAATTGCCAAATCCCGACTGGAAGCCCAGTATCTTGACAGTCTCCTCTTTGCTGTTGATCAGGCAGCCGAAGCAGCCGATCTGTCAGCAATTAAACAGGAGATGGAAAAGGCCGGCCTGGTAAAGAGCAGTGCTCCAAGACCAGGTCAGAAAAAGATGCCAAAAGAGGAAATAAGCAGGCCATGGGAAGTGGAATCTAGGGACGGATTGACCATTATGATTGGCCGGAATAACCTGCAGAATGAGTACCTTTCTTTAAAGTGGGCCAGGGAAAGAGATCTTTGGTTTCATGTCAAGGATGTTCCCGGCTCCCATGTGGTAGTGCGGTCTGAAAAGGCTGACCTTCCCCCTGATACCTTGCTCCTTGCCGCCATGCTAGCTGCATATTTCAGCAAGGCCCGCAATTCTGCCAATGTACCGGTTGATTACACCCTGGCCAAACATGTCCGCAAGTTAAAAGGCGGCAAACCGGGCATGGTTATTTACGATCACCATAAAACCCTTTTTGTAACGCCGGATGCTGAAATCATTAAGAAACTTGGTATCAGATGA